A region from the Papio anubis isolate 15944 chromosome 6, Panubis1.0, whole genome shotgun sequence genome encodes:
- the FUCA2 gene encoding plasma alpha-L-fucosidase: MRPRKLRGLALPLLLLLLLQPPPSPAHSSMRFDPTWESLDARQLPAWFDQAKFGIFIHWGVFSVPSFGSEWFWWYWQKEKIPKYVEFMKDNYPPSFKYEDFGPLFTAKFFNANQWADIFQASGAKYIVLTSKHHEGFTLWGSEYSWNWNAIDEGPKRDIVKELEVAIRNRTDLRFGLYYSLFEWFHPLFLEDESTSFHKRQFPVSKTLPELYELVNNYQPEVLWSDGDGGAPDQYWNSTGFLAWLYNESPVRDTVVTNDRWGAGSICKHGGFYTCSDRYNPGHLLPHKWENCMTIDKLSWGYRREAGISDYLTIGELVKQLVETVSCGGNLLMNIGPTLDGTISVVFEERLRQMGSWLKVNGEAIYETHTWRSQNDTVTPDVWYTFKPKEKLVYAIFLKWPTSGQLFLGQPKAILGATEVKLLGHGQPLNWISLEQNGIMVELPQLTIRQMPCKWGWALALTNVI, encoded by the exons ATGCGGCCCCGGAAGCTCCGCGGGCTCGCGCTCccgctgctgctgttgctgctgctgcagccGCCGCCGAGCCCTGCCCACAGCTCCATGCGCTTCGACCCCACCTGGGAGTCCCTGGACGCCCGCCAGCTGCCCGCGTGGTTTGACCAGGCCAAGTTCGGCATCTTCATCCACTGGGGCGTGTTTTCCGTACCCAGCTTCGGTAGTGAGTGGTTCTG GTGGTAttggcagaaggaaaagataCCGAAGTATGTGGAATTTATGAAAGATAATTACCCTCCTAGTTTCAAATATGAAGATTTTGGACCACTATTTACAGCAAAATTTTTTAATGCCAACCAGTGGGCAGATATTTTTCAGGCCTCTGGTGCCAAATACATTGTCTTAACTTCCAAACATCATGAAG GTTTTACCTTGTGGGGTTCAGAGTATTCATGGAACTGGAATGCCATAGATGAGGGGCCCAAGAGGGACATTGTCAAGGAACTTGAGGTAGCCATTAGGAACAGAACTGACCTGCGTTTTGGACTGTACTATTCCCTTTTTGAATGGTTTCATCCGCTCTTCCTTGAGGATGAATCCACTTCATTCCATAAGCGGCAATTTCCAGTTTCTAAGACATTGCCAGAGCTCTACGAGTTAGTGAACAACTATCAGCCTGAGGTTCTGTGGTCGGATGGTGATGGAGGAGCGCCAGATCAATACTGGAACAGCACAGGCTTCTTGGCCTGGCTATATAATGAAAG CCCAGTTCGGGACACAGTAGTCACCAATGATCGTTGGGGAGCTGGTAGCATCTGTAAGCACGGTGGCTTCTATACCTGCAGTGATCGTTATAACCCAGGACATCTTTTGCCACATAAATGGGAAAACTGCATGACAATAGACAAACTGTCCTGGGGCTATAGGAGGGAAGCTGGAATCTCTGACTATCTTACAATTGGAGAATTAGTGAAG cAACTTGTAGAAACAGTTTCATGTGGAGGAAATCTTTTGATGAATATTGGGCCCACACTAGATGGCACCATTTCTGTAGTTTTtgaggagagactgaggcaaatGGGGTCCTGGCTAAAAGTCAATGGAGAAGCTATTTATGAAACCCATACCTGGCGATCCCAGAATGACACTGTCACCCCAGATGTGTG GTACACATTCAAGCCTAAAGAAAAATTGGTATATGCCATTTTTCTTAAATGGCCCACATCAGGACAGCTGTTCCTTGGCCAGCCCAAAGCTATTCTGGGGGCAACAGAG